The sequence AGCTCTCACGGACGTACAACATCGACATCTCGATCCTCGGCGCCGCGATGGACACCGTCGGCGGCAAGCAGATCGGCCGGATGCGCATCGAACTGCCCGGCCGGTTCGAGGAGAACGTCGTCCCCATCGGCTTCCTGCGCGAACAGGGCCTCCAGGCCGAGGTCGTCGACGGCGGGAGCGCCGCGACGGCCGCCGCCCCCCTCGTACCGGAGCAGACGCCCGCCACGATCACCAAGGAGGCCGTCAAGTGACCTGGTCCGAAATGCAGCCCCTGCTGGCCCAGGGCACCTACGACACCCTCTACATGGTGCTGTGGTCCGCCCTGGTCACCGTCGCCGGCGGACTGCCGCTCGGTGTCCTGCTGGTCCTCACCGACAAGGGCGGACTGCTCCAGAACACCCTGGTGAACAAGGTCATCGGCGTCATCGTGAACATCGGCCGCTCGCTGCCCTTCATCATCCTGCTGATCGCCCTGATCCCCTTCACCACCTGGGTCGTGGGCACCTTCATCGGCCCCACCGCGATGATCGTGCCGCTCGCCGTCGGCGCCATCCCGTTCTTCGCCCGGCTCGTCGAGACGGCGATCCGCGAGGTCGACCACGGGCTGGTCGAAGCGGTCCAGTCGATGGGCGGCTCCATCCCCACGATCGTCCGCAAGGTGCTCCTCCCGCAGGCCCTGCCCTCGCTCGTCTCCGGTGTCACCACCACCCTCATCGTGCTCATCGGCTACTCCGCGATGGCCGGTGCGGTCGGCGGCGAAGGGCTCGGCTCCAAGGCCGTCACCTACGGATTCCAGCGCTTCGACAACCAGTTCATGCTGATCACCGTCGCGCTGCTGATCGTCATCGTCACCGTGATCCAGCTGATCGGCGACCTCACCGTCCGGCTGCTGGCCCGCCGCGGCCGCACCGCCTCCTGAGGCCCGCCCCCCAAGACTTTCCGTCCCCACCGAGCCCGAACTCCTTGTCCGGGCGCACCACCACAAGAAAGAGGCACTTTTCGTGCGCAAGAACATCAAGATCACCGCGGCCGCCGCCGCCACCGCGGCCCTCGCCATCGGCCTCAGCGCCTGCGGTACGTCCTCCGACCCGGCATCCACGAGCGAGACCGGCGCGAACGCCGACACCTCCAAGGCCCTGGTCGTCGCCGCGTCCCCGACCCCGCACGCCGACATCCTGAACTTCGTCAAGAAGAACCTGGCGGACGAGGCGGGCCTCAAGCTGGAGGTCAAGGAGTTCACGGACTACGTCCTGCCGAACACCGCCACCCAGAACGGCCAGGTCGACGCCAACTTCTTCCAGCACAAGCCCTACCTGGACGACTTCAACGCCAAGCAGAAGACCACCATCGTCCCGGTGGTCGACGTCCACCTGGAGCCGCTCGGCCTCTACTCCAACAAGGTCAAGGGCCTCAAGGACCTCAAGGCCGGCCAGACCATAGCCGTCCCCAACGACACCACCAACGGCGGCCGCGCCCTCCAGCTGCTCGCCGAGAACGGCCTCATCACCCTCAAGGACGGCGTCGGCACCAGCGCCAAGCTGAGCGACATCACCGACAAGAAGGGCCTGGAGTTCAAGGAGCTGGAGGCCGCCACCGTGCCCCGCGCCCTGAACGACGTGGACGCCGCCGTCATCAACGGCAACTACGCCATCGAGGCCGGACTGAAGCCCGGCAAGGACTCCCTCGCCCTGGAGAAGGCCGAGGGCAACCCGTACGCCAACTTCCTGGCGGTCAAGGACGGCAACGAGAAGGACCCGCGCGTCGAGAAGCTCGCGAAGCTCCTCAACTCCGACGAGGTCAAGAAGTTCATCGAGGACACCTACCAGGGCTCGATCGTCCCCGCCTTCGGCGCCCCCGCCAAGTCCTGACACCCGCCCGGCACTTGCCGACGGAGCCCCGCACCTCCCGCCCGGAGGCGCGGGGCTCCGTCGTGCCGACCCGCCCATGCGCAAGGCGGACCCGATGCTGCATGCTGTGCCTTTACCCGGTCCTCGGCATGGAGCTGCGCATGACTACCACCTTTCCGTCCATCTCCATCAGCACGGACAGGTTGGTGATGCGCCCCTTCGAGATGGCCGACATCCCCGCGTACATCGAGATGATGAACGACGAGGCGGTCGTCGCGTGGATGGACGGCCCGAACCCGTACACCCAGGTCGACGCCGAACGCTGGGTCCGCAGGATCGCCCCCGCGGAACGCACCGGCGGCCACGGCATCGCCCTCGCCGTCACCGAATTCCTCACCCAGCGGCTCGTCGGCAGCGTCGGCCTCCTCAACACCGACTGGCGCACCCGCTCCACCGAGGTCCGCTACATCACCGCCCCCTGGGCCCGCGGCGAGGGGTACGCCACCGAATCCGTGCTCGCCATAGCCGAATGGCTCTTCCGCGACCAGGGCTTCGAACGCATCGAGCTGCGCACCCCCGCCGACAACACCGCATCCCAGCAGGTCGCCCAGAAGCTCGGCTGCATCAGCGAGGGCGTCCTGCGCAACGCCCGTATCGCCCGCACCCGCACCGAGAACGGCACCGACGGCGGCTGGACCGACATCCGCACCGACCTGATCGTCTGGGGACTCCTCCCCGAGGACCTCGAAGGGGTCGCCGAACAGCTCGCGGACGCCGGCGGCTACGGCACCTACAACGACT is a genomic window of Streptomyces sp. YPW6 containing:
- a CDS encoding methionine ABC transporter permease, translated to MTWSEMQPLLAQGTYDTLYMVLWSALVTVAGGLPLGVLLVLTDKGGLLQNTLVNKVIGVIVNIGRSLPFIILLIALIPFTTWVVGTFIGPTAMIVPLAVGAIPFFARLVETAIREVDHGLVEAVQSMGGSIPTIVRKVLLPQALPSLVSGVTTTLIVLIGYSAMAGAVGGEGLGSKAVTYGFQRFDNQFMLITVALLIVIVTVIQLIGDLTVRLLARRGRTAS
- a CDS encoding MetQ/NlpA family ABC transporter substrate-binding protein, encoding MRKNIKITAAAAATAALAIGLSACGTSSDPASTSETGANADTSKALVVAASPTPHADILNFVKKNLADEAGLKLEVKEFTDYVLPNTATQNGQVDANFFQHKPYLDDFNAKQKTTIVPVVDVHLEPLGLYSNKVKGLKDLKAGQTIAVPNDTTNGGRALQLLAENGLITLKDGVGTSAKLSDITDKKGLEFKELEAATVPRALNDVDAAVINGNYAIEAGLKPGKDSLALEKAEGNPYANFLAVKDGNEKDPRVEKLAKLLNSDEVKKFIEDTYQGSIVPAFGAPAKS
- a CDS encoding GNAT family N-acetyltransferase, producing MLCLYPVLGMELRMTTTFPSISISTDRLVMRPFEMADIPAYIEMMNDEAVVAWMDGPNPYTQVDAERWVRRIAPAERTGGHGIALAVTEFLTQRLVGSVGLLNTDWRTRSTEVRYITAPWARGEGYATESVLAIAEWLFRDQGFERIELRTPADNTASQQVAQKLGCISEGVLRNARIARTRTENGTDGGWTDIRTDLIVWGLLPEDLEGVAEQLADAGGYGTYNDWK